A genomic region of Kribbella sp. NBC_00382 contains the following coding sequences:
- a CDS encoding peptidoglycan DD-metalloendopeptidase family protein, whose amino-acid sequence MVPHFPGARSRKRESIKRDDSIGAAAVPRKRSARQRLRGSPHRQTVIAACCVVLSMSAGALAVVPSAQADPPDPAAKKKQLDSQINASRADLKESTDQVAQSVAAYNQAETQYKAVQVRYAVAQGKLAAAKAADQVAAGKLKAAEAALQSAIADVDDGELAIYKQRQLAGRAAQSAIQQQNSLVGLSIVLQGASPADVASGIQVQRNVFGIQSNTITRLNDAQAQLANKRVKLIAAEKTVSAQRAEAAQTVKDVTALTLQVAADKAEAARLAQAKLTTYQAAQRDKNADLAQYNSLVSERNRVQRILVARAKAEREAAARRKAARQKAEREKARKEHRPPRSIPDDPPDNSSGLSYPINTYITSPYGMRFHPILHIWKLHDGTDFGAGCGTPIHAAASGRVTDKYYNGGYGNRLFLSHGVIDGSSITTVYNHLSKYNVHVGQRVKKGQVIGYVGTTGYSTGCHLHFMVYQDGNVVNPMKWL is encoded by the coding sequence GTGGTCCCGCACTTCCCCGGTGCTCGCTCGCGCAAGCGGGAGAGCATCAAGCGAGACGACAGCATCGGCGCCGCCGCCGTACCGAGAAAGCGCTCCGCCAGGCAACGCCTGCGCGGTTCGCCGCATCGGCAGACGGTCATCGCCGCTTGCTGCGTTGTCCTGTCAATGTCCGCCGGAGCACTGGCGGTGGTTCCCTCTGCCCAGGCAGATCCACCGGACCCCGCCGCGAAGAAGAAACAGCTCGACTCGCAGATCAACGCGTCCCGCGCCGACCTGAAGGAATCCACCGACCAGGTCGCCCAGTCCGTTGCCGCGTACAACCAGGCCGAGACGCAGTACAAGGCCGTCCAGGTCCGGTACGCCGTTGCGCAGGGCAAGCTCGCCGCCGCGAAGGCTGCCGACCAAGTTGCCGCTGGCAAGCTCAAGGCGGCCGAGGCTGCGCTGCAGAGTGCCATCGCCGACGTGGACGACGGTGAGCTGGCGATCTACAAGCAGCGCCAACTGGCCGGCCGTGCCGCGCAGTCGGCGATCCAGCAGCAGAACAGCCTGGTCGGGTTGTCGATCGTGCTGCAGGGCGCCTCGCCGGCGGATGTCGCCAGCGGTATTCAGGTGCAGCGCAACGTGTTCGGCATCCAGAGCAACACGATCACCCGGCTGAACGACGCGCAGGCCCAGCTCGCGAACAAGCGGGTCAAGCTGATCGCGGCCGAGAAGACCGTGTCGGCGCAGCGTGCCGAGGCAGCGCAGACGGTGAAGGACGTCACCGCGTTGACGTTGCAGGTCGCCGCCGACAAGGCCGAGGCCGCACGGCTGGCCCAGGCCAAGCTGACGACGTACCAGGCGGCGCAGCGGGACAAGAACGCCGACCTCGCGCAGTACAACTCGCTGGTCTCTGAGCGGAACCGGGTGCAGCGGATCCTGGTCGCCCGGGCGAAGGCGGAGCGGGAGGCTGCGGCCCGTCGCAAGGCAGCCCGCCAGAAGGCCGAGCGGGAGAAGGCGCGCAAGGAGCACCGGCCGCCGCGGAGCATCCCGGACGATCCGCCGGACAACTCGTCGGGGCTGAGCTACCCGATCAACACCTACATCACCTCGCCGTACGGGATGCGGTTCCACCCGATCCTGCACATCTGGAAGCTGCACGACGGCACCGACTTCGGGGCCGGCTGCGGTACGCCGATCCACGCGGCGGCCAGTGGGCGGGTCACGGACAAGTACTACAACGGCGGCTACGGCAACCGGCTGTTCTTGTCACACGGCGTGATCGACGGGTCGTCCATCACGACGGTCTACAACCACTTGTCGAAGTACAACGTCCACGTCGGCCAGCGGGTGAAGAAGGGACAGGTGATCGGGT